The DNA sequence TCGGTCCTCCGTCCAGCCGGTTTCCTCCCGGACCGTCGACTGGTCGACGCGCCCGCCGCGTTTCACGAGGAGTCTGAGCACTTTGTCCTCGTCGGGGAGGTCGCGTTCGTCGACGCCGTACTCGATCTGTTCCGCGTAGCTCAACGTTTCGTCGTCGTCTTCCCCGGCCGATTCCTCGGACGCGGTCGCCGCGGATTCGGTCGATTCATCCTCGT is a window from the Halosolutus amylolyticus genome containing:
- a CDS encoding helix-turn-helix transcriptional regulator; the encoded protein is MVFSALRTRLSSLWSSNTADEDESTESAATASEESAGEDDDETLSYAEQIEYGVDERDLPDEDKVLRLLVKRGGRVDQSTVREETGWTEDRLEAVIDRMEDDDQISAITVGRKRVICRRGFEPKGYRGHLNE